The Roseovarius sp. EL26 genome has a window encoding:
- a CDS encoding response regulator transcription factor: MHKILIADDHDLVRGTIAEYLRSSGGFEVFCAPTLEDAITVNAQEAPFSLILLDYSMPGMEALSGLAKMQRLTMCPIAILSGTAPRDIARIAMKAGAAGFLPKTLSPALLLGAVRHILAGNVYTPEELDSDDDDSDLILLTPREKDVLLGLAQGQSNKEIARDLDVQEVTVKLHVKTLSRKLGARNRTHAAMLARDKGLL, translated from the coding sequence ATGCATAAAATTCTAATCGCAGATGACCACGACTTGGTGCGTGGAACCATCGCAGAATACCTTCGCTCCAGCGGAGGTTTTGAGGTTTTTTGTGCTCCAACATTGGAAGATGCGATTACCGTCAATGCTCAGGAAGCGCCGTTTTCCCTGATCTTATTAGATTATTCCATGCCGGGTATGGAGGCCTTATCCGGTTTGGCAAAAATGCAACGTTTAACAATGTGTCCAATTGCAATTCTTTCTGGAACCGCACCGAGAGATATCGCTCGTATCGCAATGAAGGCCGGGGCCGCCGGTTTTTTACCTAAAACGCTTTCGCCTGCTTTGCTGCTTGGAGCTGTTCGCCATATTTTGGCTGGGAATGTCTATACTCCAGAGGAATTGGACAGCGACGATGATGATTCTGACCTAATATTACTGACCCCGCGAGAGAAAGATGTTTTGTTGGGGCTGGCTCAAGGACAGTCTAACAAAGAAATTGCTCGTGACCTTGATGTGCAGGAAGTCACAGTAAAACTGCATGTGAAAACATTGTCTAGAAAACTGGGCGCACGTAATCGGACTCATGCGGCGATGCTGGCACGGGACAAAGGCCTGCTTTAA
- a CDS encoding ATP-binding protein, giving the protein MSKSLNYILKDIILYLASLRSHILVFGMFSVIFFIATIAMTAQVFLQFDKYRTTVNDNLRWSLTQMERDHLQFILALERVEPNDDSSIDHARLRYDILYSRIIGVKDGGTFNSAFSDTEPRTHLRKIVDTLSEALPHIDADNQMLAEHTQDLLAAFNQLTPLMRSLSIESIKAEAKHVAQERTILANRLRQLAVLSLVLLSVLLALLSFLWRSDRIHRKQALENLIILNRLKTILDTSLDAALVVKQDGTLFETNLTATKLLDFKTGQNNTPTNIQDILFRRDHDQNLQPIAAQDLFTACAVNPIHSTDLSAKTASGSSFPVELSAKITATEDDTVCVCFLRDISRRLQAEAHVAHARDKALAGERAKARFLAIMSHEMRTPLQGIFGTLDLLEDTPLNDEQERHLGILQTSSNLLLNQVNDAVEMLRTGETNVLAKNETHFNLEEMLSELVLTATPVTLDNNSEIKNISSNQSIGIVKGDQDKLRQVLLNLISNAAKFTINGTITVEAARIGKAEGDLVEIQVTDSGIGIDVGDIDRIFDEYVRLNDQNQDTPDGSGLGLSITKQLVQLMGGVIGVESEPGEGSVFWVQLPLPAVPQNVELSQTDAPTRHIAASAPQKILLVEDNVSSRMVLEQMLSNDGHDVQSVTDGETAISFASKQVFDLIFMDINLPGMSGTETAAAIRQSLTASESTRIVFLTAHAALASQTAAERDNKEEIYTKPLRKGDLRMLVANSNPKIQVGGPKPNMDFDTQTFHQFRASINNKELDELLNKFRDEGDALTTQLQNFEGQSAQDLTNTIHKLAGSCATFGANTMQSILNRAETAVTENDLDTAYQELRTLPKAWQLACAAMDTLKNRDQV; this is encoded by the coding sequence ATGTCTAAATCATTGAATTACATATTAAAAGATATAATTTTGTATCTTGCGTCTTTACGCAGTCACATCCTGGTTTTTGGCATGTTTTCTGTAATCTTCTTTATTGCAACGATCGCAATGACCGCACAAGTTTTTCTACAATTCGACAAATACCGTACAACGGTCAATGACAACTTGCGTTGGTCCTTGACGCAGATGGAGCGGGATCATTTGCAATTCATTCTAGCATTGGAGCGCGTTGAGCCAAACGACGACAGCAGTATTGATCATGCCAGGCTAAGATATGATATTTTATACAGCCGCATCATCGGCGTAAAAGATGGTGGTACATTTAATAGTGCCTTTTCCGATACTGAACCGCGAACCCACTTACGAAAGATCGTAGACACACTCAGTGAAGCCTTACCGCATATTGACGCGGATAATCAAATGCTTGCGGAGCACACCCAAGATCTGCTGGCCGCTTTCAATCAACTTACTCCCTTGATGCGTAGCCTCTCTATTGAGAGCATCAAAGCCGAAGCCAAACACGTCGCGCAAGAGCGCACAATATTGGCCAACCGGTTGCGGCAACTGGCGGTACTAAGCTTAGTATTGCTATCCGTTTTACTCGCGCTTTTGTCTTTCTTATGGCGAAGTGACCGCATTCACCGAAAACAAGCTTTGGAAAACCTCATTATTCTCAATAGACTAAAGACCATACTTGACACGTCACTGGATGCGGCATTGGTCGTCAAACAAGATGGTACACTGTTTGAAACCAATCTTACTGCGACCAAGCTACTTGATTTCAAAACAGGTCAGAACAATACGCCCACAAACATTCAAGACATTCTGTTTCGGCGCGATCATGATCAAAACCTACAGCCCATCGCAGCTCAAGACCTGTTCACTGCCTGTGCAGTTAACCCAATCCATAGTACTGACCTCAGTGCTAAAACCGCTAGCGGTAGCAGTTTCCCGGTTGAGCTTTCAGCCAAGATCACCGCGACAGAAGATGACACGGTTTGCGTATGTTTCTTACGTGATATTTCTCGCCGTTTACAAGCTGAAGCGCATGTCGCTCATGCGCGCGACAAAGCTCTTGCAGGGGAACGTGCTAAAGCACGTTTTCTTGCGATTATGAGCCATGAAATGAGAACGCCGCTACAAGGGATATTCGGCACGCTAGATTTGCTGGAAGACACCCCACTGAATGATGAGCAGGAACGCCATCTTGGCATCTTGCAAACCTCAAGCAACCTGTTGCTCAATCAAGTCAATGACGCTGTGGAAATGCTACGCACTGGGGAAACCAATGTGCTGGCAAAAAATGAAACGCATTTCAATCTTGAAGAAATGTTGTCTGAACTGGTCCTTACCGCGACACCTGTGACACTAGATAATAACAGTGAAATAAAGAATATATCATCAAATCAATCAATTGGCATTGTAAAAGGAGATCAAGACAAACTACGTCAGGTTCTGTTGAACCTCATATCCAACGCTGCAAAGTTTACGATAAATGGCACGATCACGGTGGAGGCTGCACGCATTGGCAAAGCGGAAGGCGATCTTGTTGAAATTCAGGTGACCGATTCAGGTATCGGAATCGACGTTGGGGACATTGATCGCATCTTTGATGAATATGTCCGCCTAAATGATCAAAATCAAGACACCCCAGATGGCAGTGGCCTTGGCTTGAGCATCACGAAACAATTGGTCCAACTCATGGGGGGCGTTATTGGAGTCGAAAGTGAACCTGGGGAAGGCAGCGTATTTTGGGTGCAACTACCTCTTCCGGCTGTTCCCCAAAATGTTGAACTCAGTCAAACTGATGCGCCCACACGCCACATTGCCGCCTCGGCACCACAGAAAATTCTTTTGGTAGAAGACAATGTCAGCAGCCGTATGGTTCTTGAACAAATGCTTAGCAACGATGGTCATGACGTTCAGTCTGTCACTGACGGTGAAACAGCAATTTCCTTTGCGTCGAAACAGGTATTTGATCTTATTTTTATGGACATCAATTTGCCCGGAATGAGTGGAACCGAAACAGCTGCAGCCATCAGACAAAGCCTCACCGCGTCAGAAAGCACAAGAATTGTCTTTCTAACAGCCCATGCTGCATTGGCGTCCCAAACAGCTGCCGAACGCGACAATAAGGAAGAAATCTATACCAAACCTTTGCGCAAAGGCGATCTTCGTATGTTAGTGGCCAACAGCAATCCCAAAATACAGGTCGGCGGCCCAAAACCAAACATGGATTTTGATACGCAAACATTCCATCAATTTCGCGCGTCCATTAATAACAAAGAATTAGACGAGTTGCTGAACAAGTTCCGGGACGAAGGTGATGCATTAACCACCCAATTGCAGAATTTTGAGGGGCAAAGCGCGCAAGACTTAACCAATACGATCCATAAGCTGGCCGGCTCCTGTGCTACCTTTGGCGCAAATACTATGCAATCTATTCTTAATCGGGCGGAAACGGCTGTGACGGAAAACGATCTTGATACAGCCTATCAGGAATTGCGTACCCTCCCGAAGGCTTGGCAGTTAGCTTGCGCAGCGATGGATACATTGAAAAATCGTGACCAAGTCTAA
- a CDS encoding molybdopterin-dependent oxidoreductase, producing MLKHVTISILALIFFLSPASSLSQETEEILLTIQIQTDGNSKNRTIDFTRADLMDFPDTTVTTTTIWTDGEQTFTGVQIQALLQHLNIQSAQLELVAENEYSIEVPAADFYEDTAVLAYARNGEVMTLRENGPLWLVYDYDSDAKYRTEFYYLRSIWQLTKIMVKPY from the coding sequence ATGTTAAAACATGTTACAATTTCCATCCTGGCGTTGATTTTTTTTCTCTCGCCTGCGTCTTCCCTAAGTCAGGAAACGGAGGAAATACTTCTGACCATTCAGATCCAGACTGACGGCAACTCAAAAAACCGAACCATTGATTTCACCCGTGCGGACCTTATGGATTTCCCGGATACAACAGTAACCACTACGACCATATGGACAGACGGGGAACAGACCTTTACCGGTGTCCAGATACAAGCACTGCTGCAGCATCTCAACATTCAGTCTGCTCAGCTTGAACTCGTAGCAGAGAACGAGTACTCCATCGAAGTACCTGCCGCCGATTTTTATGAAGATACAGCAGTACTGGCCTATGCCCGCAATGGAGAAGTCATGACTTTGCGCGAAAATGGGCCTCTTTGGTTGGTGTATGATTATGATTCAGACGCAAAGTACCGTACCGAGTTTTATTATCTGCGCAGCATATGGCAGTTGACAAAAATTATGGTTAAACCTTATTAG
- a CDS encoding methylenetetrahydrofolate reductase encodes MALLNFKKRDKAATVPNEQVHAFLQDYSIEVMPRTAEKVEDFRDLLPAGTRVYIAHIEGTPIEEMVATAKRIAAEGFPVMPHFPARIIKDQATLADWIARYQGEANVDQALLLAGGVDKPHGDYHSSMQLLESGEFDKAGFKRLHVAGHPEGNKDIDADGSTKNVDDALRWKQKFNDTTDAKMALATQFAFDAKPIIEWANSLSEAGITIPVHIGIAGPAKLQTLIKFAIACGVGPSLKVLQKRAMDVTKLLLPYEPTDVLAELAAHKAANPDFNITKVHFFPLGGIKTNANWAIENGGEAAKPVNAS; translated from the coding sequence ATGGCTCTTTTAAACTTCAAGAAACGTGACAAAGCGGCCACTGTGCCAAACGAACAAGTTCACGCGTTTTTGCAGGATTACTCAATCGAAGTAATGCCGCGCACCGCAGAAAAAGTTGAAGATTTTCGTGATCTTCTGCCCGCAGGCACGCGGGTATATATTGCCCATATCGAAGGCACACCCATCGAAGAAATGGTTGCCACCGCCAAGCGCATTGCTGCCGAAGGCTTCCCTGTGATGCCGCACTTCCCTGCGCGGATCATCAAAGATCAGGCCACTCTGGCTGACTGGATTGCCCGTTACCAAGGCGAGGCCAATGTTGATCAGGCCCTGTTACTTGCTGGCGGCGTGGACAAACCTCATGGCGATTACCATTCCTCAATGCAGCTGCTGGAAAGCGGTGAATTCGACAAGGCGGGCTTTAAGCGCCTGCACGTTGCTGGCCACCCCGAGGGTAACAAAGATATCGATGCTGATGGATCGACCAAAAATGTTGACGATGCCCTGCGTTGGAAACAAAAGTTCAATGACACCACCGATGCTAAAATGGCACTGGCAACGCAATTTGCCTTTGATGCCAAGCCAATCATCGAATGGGCGAACTCGCTGAGCGAAGCTGGCATCACGATTCCGGTTCACATTGGTATCGCAGGCCCGGCCAAATTGCAGACTTTGATCAAATTCGCGATTGCCTGCGGCGTTGGGCCATCTTTGAAAGTTCTGCAAAAACGCGCTATGGACGTGACAAAGCTGCTATTGCCATACGAGCCCACGGACGTTCTGGCGGAACTGGCAGCCCACAAAGCGGCGAACCCGGACTTCAACATCACGAAAGTCCACTTCTTCCCGCTTGGTGGAATCAAGACAAACGCCAACTGGGCGATCGAAAACGGTGGCGAAGCTGCCAAACCTGTAAACGCGTCGTGA
- a CDS encoding virulence factor, whose amino-acid sequence MVDVTIVYWRDIPAQVIVGKGRRGAKKQLPERFEQAIDRAAMKIGADDSDAYLAEWRKAAPYPMDGDANEVVEAEANRIDAEYDRERIKQLIANDGWA is encoded by the coding sequence ATGGTTGACGTCACAATCGTATATTGGCGCGATATTCCGGCACAGGTTATTGTCGGAAAAGGTCGCCGCGGAGCGAAAAAACAACTGCCTGAACGCTTTGAGCAAGCGATCGACCGCGCTGCAATGAAGATTGGTGCAGACGATAGCGATGCTTATCTTGCTGAATGGCGCAAAGCGGCCCCATACCCAATGGATGGTGACGCAAACGAAGTTGTCGAAGCCGAGGCCAATCGGATCGATGCGGAATATGATCGCGAGCGTATCAAGCAACTGATCGCCAACGATGGATGGGCTTAA
- a CDS encoding methyltetrahydrofolate cobalamin methyltransferase, producing the protein MTRTIVESKTKTAVMGFDEPFCVIGERINPTGRKKLAAELEAGDFSTVESDALAQVAAGATILDINAGVVYNSNPNPNETEPPLMTKIVELVQGLVDTPLCIDSSVPGALEAGLAAAEGRPLLNSVTGEEDRLEMVLPLVKKYNVPVVAISNDDTGISEDPDVRFEVAKKIVQRAADFGIPAHDIVVDPLVMPIGAMGTAGLQVFTLVRRLREELGVNTTCGASNISFGLPNRHGINNAFLPMAMGAGMTSAIMNPIALPVKQAEIAAKKEAVAAAGLILPEDMDDETFCQLFGLGSMKARSGKEMEAIRAANFLTNNDPHGGNWIKFNKPPSADGEDRRGGGGRRRRRA; encoded by the coding sequence ATGACCCGCACTATTGTTGAAAGCAAGACCAAGACCGCTGTCATGGGCTTTGACGAGCCCTTTTGCGTCATCGGTGAACGAATTAACCCCACCGGTCGTAAAAAACTGGCAGCCGAGCTGGAAGCCGGCGATTTCTCAACCGTCGAAAGCGACGCGCTGGCACAAGTTGCCGCTGGCGCAACCATTCTCGATATTAACGCGGGCGTTGTCTACAACTCCAACCCCAACCCGAACGAGACAGAACCACCACTGATGACCAAAATCGTCGAGCTGGTTCAGGGCCTAGTTGATACACCTTTGTGCATTGACAGCTCGGTTCCCGGTGCACTTGAAGCTGGTTTGGCTGCAGCAGAGGGTCGTCCGCTGCTAAACTCAGTCACTGGTGAAGAAGACCGCCTTGAAATGGTTCTTCCTTTGGTCAAAAAGTACAATGTTCCAGTTGTTGCAATTTCCAACGATGACACGGGTATCTCAGAAGATCCCGATGTGCGTTTCGAAGTTGCTAAGAAAATTGTTCAGCGTGCCGCCGACTTTGGCATTCCAGCGCATGACATCGTTGTTGACCCATTGGTCATGCCAATCGGCGCGATGGGCACAGCGGGACTACAAGTGTTCACATTGGTACGACGCCTGCGTGAAGAACTAGGCGTGAACACCACCTGTGGTGCCTCGAACATTTCGTTCGGCCTGCCAAATCGTCACGGTATTAACAACGCATTCCTGCCAATGGCAATGGGCGCAGGCATGACTTCCGCGATCATGAACCCGATTGCCCTGCCCGTGAAGCAAGCGGAAATTGCAGCCAAGAAAGAAGCCGTTGCGGCAGCCGGCCTCATCCTGCCAGAAGACATGGATGATGAAACTTTCTGTCAGCTGTTTGGCCTTGGCTCGATGAAAGCCCGCTCGGGCAAGGAAATGGAAGCCATCCGCGCGGCTAACTTCCTGACCAACAACGACCCACATGGCGGCAACTGGATCAAGTTCAACAAGCCTCCTTCGGCCGATGGCGAAGACCGTCGCGGTGGTGGTGGTCGTCGCCGTCGTCGCGCCTAA